The following are encoded together in the Nymphaea colorata isolate Beijing-Zhang1983 chromosome 14, ASM883128v2, whole genome shotgun sequence genome:
- the LOC116267526 gene encoding uncharacterized protein LOC116267526 isoform X2: MAIKAYQHQAKLLFNDYLLADPFIPYTSVIGGVLLCKLIYDLSQFTTLWYYKGYAGLMKIQRAEWGNRCISTAHAIFISGMALYLVFLSDVFSDSDGPITFKSSSLSTFALGISVGYFISDLGMIAWSYPSLGGLEYIVHHLLSVVAVAYSMLSGEGQVYTFMVLISEITTPCVNMRWFLDTAGMKMSRLYLLNGVVLFFGWLIARILLFGYIYHHVYLHYYQVKQMFFFGFFLVFVVPFALAVMNLMWFGKILKGLKKILAKRQQTD, encoded by the exons ATGGCTATCAAGGCTTACCAACACCAAGCAAAGTTGCTGTTTAATGATTATTTACTGGCAGATCCTTTTATTCCATATACATCAGTTATTGGTGGAGTCCTCTTATGCAAACTG ATCTATGACCTTTCACAGTTTACAACCTTGTGGTATTACAAGGGTTATGCTGGTCTAATGAAAATACAACGTGCCGAATGGGGCAACAG GTGCATTTCAACTGCTCATGCTATTTTTATCTCTGGTATGGCCTTGTACCTCGTGTTTCTCTCAGATGTATTCTCTGACAGTGATGGTCCCATCACATTCAAAAGCTCCTCCCTTTCTACTTTTGCTTTGGGG ATATCAGTTGGCTACTTCATCAGTGACTTGGGAATGATAGCTTGGTCGTATCCTTCTCTTGGTGGATTGGAGTAT ATTGTACATCATTTGCTCTCTGTGGTTGCGGTAGCTTACTCTATGTTGTCAGGAGAAGGCCAAGTATATACCTTCATGGTTCTTATCTCCGAAATAACAACTCCATGTGTAAATATGAGATG GTTTCTTGACACGGCAGGTATGAAAATGTCCAGGCTTTACCTGCTAAATGGGGTTGTATTGTTCTTCGGATGGCTG ATAGCTCGAATTCTCTTGTTTGGATACATATACCACCATGTTTATTTGCACTATTATCAG GTCAAGCAGatgtttttctttggtttctttctGGTATTTGTAGTTCCTTTTGCCCTGGCTGTCATGAACCTCATGTGGTTTGGGAAGATACTAAAAGGCCTGAAGAAGATACTGGCAAAGAGACAGCAAACCGATTAA
- the LOC116267526 gene encoding uncharacterized protein LOC116267526 isoform X1 has protein sequence MTMQVSKTAVMAIKAYQHQAKLLFNDYLLADPFIPYTSVIGGVLLCKLIYDLSQFTTLWYYKGYAGLMKIQRAEWGNRCISTAHAIFISGMALYLVFLSDVFSDSDGPITFKSSSLSTFALGISVGYFISDLGMIAWSYPSLGGLEYIVHHLLSVVAVAYSMLSGEGQVYTFMVLISEITTPCVNMRWFLDTAGMKMSRLYLLNGVVLFFGWLIARILLFGYIYHHVYLHYYQVKQMFFFGFFLVFVVPFALAVMNLMWFGKILKGLKKILAKRQQTD, from the exons ATGACGATGCAGGTATCTAAAACTGCAGTCATGGCTATCAAGGCTTACCAACACCAAGCAAAGTTGCTGTTTAATGATTATTTACTGGCAGATCCTTTTATTCCATATACATCAGTTATTGGTGGAGTCCTCTTATGCAAACTG ATCTATGACCTTTCACAGTTTACAACCTTGTGGTATTACAAGGGTTATGCTGGTCTAATGAAAATACAACGTGCCGAATGGGGCAACAG GTGCATTTCAACTGCTCATGCTATTTTTATCTCTGGTATGGCCTTGTACCTCGTGTTTCTCTCAGATGTATTCTCTGACAGTGATGGTCCCATCACATTCAAAAGCTCCTCCCTTTCTACTTTTGCTTTGGGG ATATCAGTTGGCTACTTCATCAGTGACTTGGGAATGATAGCTTGGTCGTATCCTTCTCTTGGTGGATTGGAGTAT ATTGTACATCATTTGCTCTCTGTGGTTGCGGTAGCTTACTCTATGTTGTCAGGAGAAGGCCAAGTATATACCTTCATGGTTCTTATCTCCGAAATAACAACTCCATGTGTAAATATGAGATG GTTTCTTGACACGGCAGGTATGAAAATGTCCAGGCTTTACCTGCTAAATGGGGTTGTATTGTTCTTCGGATGGCTG ATAGCTCGAATTCTCTTGTTTGGATACATATACCACCATGTTTATTTGCACTATTATCAG GTCAAGCAGatgtttttctttggtttctttctGGTATTTGTAGTTCCTTTTGCCCTGGCTGTCATGAACCTCATGTGGTTTGGGAAGATACTAAAAGGCCTGAAGAAGATACTGGCAAAGAGACAGCAAACCGATTAA